The following are encoded together in the Streptomyces sp. NBC_00341 genome:
- a CDS encoding isochorismatase family protein, translated as MSATTLDPKTALVVVDLQKGITGLPTAHPSADVVAHAATLADAFRAKGLPVVLVRVTGGAPGRTEGPARSGQPAADWADIVPELGPQEGDIVVTKLTWGAFYGTDLDLQLRRRGVTQVVVAGIATSIGVESTARSAYEHGYHVTVATDAVTDMSAEAHDNSVERIFPRLGETDTTDAIIKLLG; from the coding sequence ATGAGCGCCACCACACTCGACCCGAAGACCGCGCTGGTCGTCGTCGACCTCCAGAAGGGCATCACCGGTCTGCCCACCGCCCACCCCAGCGCCGATGTCGTCGCGCACGCCGCGACCCTCGCCGACGCGTTCCGGGCCAAGGGCCTCCCGGTCGTCCTGGTCCGCGTCACCGGCGGTGCCCCCGGCCGCACCGAGGGTCCCGCCCGCTCCGGTCAGCCGGCCGCCGACTGGGCCGACATCGTCCCCGAGCTCGGCCCGCAGGAGGGCGACATCGTCGTCACCAAGCTGACCTGGGGCGCCTTCTACGGCACCGACCTCGACCTTCAGCTGCGCCGCCGCGGCGTGACCCAGGTCGTGGTGGCCGGGATCGCGACGAGCATCGGCGTCGAGTCCACCGCCCGCTCGGCGTACGAGCACGGCTACCACGTCACCGTCGCCACGGACGCGGTGACCGACATGAGCGCCGAGGCCCACGACAACAGCGTCGAGCGGATCTTCCCGCGCCTCGGTGAGACCGACACCACCGACGCCATCATCAAGCTCCTGGGCTGA
- a CDS encoding LacI family DNA-binding transcriptional regulator — protein MSAPTVYDVAERSGVSIATVSRVYRTPDSVRAQTRERVLEAARELGYVPSGNARGLASRTTGVLGLCFPDYADPDAEADAEADSDADDAVMLYSDQIIRGMERAARRHGYALLIAASLEGGPESLVAKVAGRVDGFAVLAQTVPTEDLEVISRRLPVVMLAGPREIDHLDHIVVANTDGERELTRHLIEDHGLRRLAFIAGDTDSPDAEARFRGFQQACRDAGIPVPDAPGVRTTMMTQAEGAGAAEQLLDAGGQRPEAMLFANDQMAVGALRALARRGVRVPEDMAVTGFDGIPLSRIVQPPLTTVRQPIRQLGEQAVELLVQRLNNASREPVSLTLPVAPIRRRSCGCG, from the coding sequence GTGAGCGCCCCAACGGTGTACGACGTCGCCGAGCGGTCGGGCGTCTCCATTGCCACGGTTTCACGGGTCTACCGCACCCCCGATTCGGTGCGCGCCCAGACCCGCGAGCGGGTCCTGGAGGCGGCGCGCGAGCTCGGCTACGTACCGAGCGGGAACGCCCGGGGCCTGGCCAGCCGCACCACCGGTGTGCTCGGGCTCTGCTTCCCCGACTACGCCGACCCGGACGCCGAGGCAGACGCCGAGGCGGACAGCGACGCCGACGACGCGGTGATGCTCTACTCCGACCAGATCATCCGCGGCATGGAGCGGGCCGCGCGGCGGCACGGGTACGCCCTGCTGATCGCGGCATCACTGGAGGGCGGACCGGAGAGCCTGGTCGCGAAGGTCGCCGGACGGGTCGACGGCTTCGCCGTACTGGCGCAGACCGTGCCGACCGAGGACCTGGAGGTGATATCGCGCCGGCTGCCGGTCGTGATGCTCGCCGGCCCCCGCGAGATCGACCACCTCGACCACATCGTCGTCGCCAACACCGACGGCGAACGCGAACTGACGCGCCACCTGATCGAGGACCACGGACTGCGCCGGCTCGCCTTCATCGCCGGCGACACCGACTCACCGGACGCCGAGGCACGGTTCCGCGGCTTCCAGCAGGCGTGCCGGGACGCCGGGATCCCGGTGCCGGACGCGCCGGGCGTACGGACGACGATGATGACGCAGGCCGAGGGCGCGGGGGCCGCGGAACAGCTGCTGGACGCGGGCGGGCAGCGGCCGGAGGCGATGCTCTTCGCCAACGACCAGATGGCGGTGGGCGCCCTGCGCGCACTGGCCAGACGCGGCGTGCGGGTGCCCGAGGACATGGCGGTGACCGGCTTCGACGGCATCCCGCTCAGCCGGATCGTCCAGCCGCCGTTGACGACGGTGCGCCAGCCGATCCGGCAACTCGGCGAGCAGGCAGTCGAGTTGCTGGTACAGCGGCTGAACAACGCGAGCCGCGAACCGGTCTCGCTCACCCTCCCGGTCGCCCCGATCCGCCGCAGGAGCTGCGGCTGCGGCTGA
- a CDS encoding MarR family winged helix-turn-helix transcriptional regulator: MTQPPAPPPVDPTAEQVGHDLAGVVGRLLRRLRSSSSESLLTPTQRSVLARLEDGGPATTAALARAEFVRPQSMRLTLGALEEQGLVERAPDPDDGRKSVMSITGDGRTTLAQVRVAKRNWLAEAIAAELDGAERRTLAEATVLLDRLVGS; this comes from the coding sequence ATGACGCAACCGCCCGCACCCCCTCCCGTCGACCCCACGGCCGAGCAGGTCGGACACGACCTCGCGGGCGTGGTCGGCAGGCTGCTGCGGCGGCTGCGTTCCTCGTCGTCCGAGAGCCTGCTCACGCCGACCCAGCGCTCGGTGCTGGCCCGGCTGGAGGACGGTGGTCCGGCCACCACGGCCGCACTGGCCCGCGCCGAGTTCGTACGCCCGCAGTCGATGAGGCTCACCCTGGGCGCGCTGGAGGAGCAGGGGCTCGTCGAGCGGGCGCCCGATCCGGACGACGGGCGCAAGTCGGTCATGTCGATCACCGGTGACGGACGCACGACGCTCGCCCAGGTCCGGGTCGCCAAGCGCAACTGGCTCGCCGAGGCCATCGCCGCCGAACTCGACGGGGCCGAGCGCCGCACCTTGGCCGAGGCGACGGTTCTCCTCGACCGCCTGGTCGGTTCATGA
- a CDS encoding glycoside hydrolase family 1 protein has protein sequence MTHTQVPFPEGFLWGASTAAHQIEGNNTNSDWWVKEHTAGTHIQEPSLDACDSYHRWHDDMDVLAGLGFTDYRFSIEWARIEPAEGQFSRAEIAHYRRMVEGAIERGLRPMITLHHFTVPQWFEARGGFTAEGATELFARYVAACAPVISEGVSHVCTINEPNMIAVMAGQAKRGDIGFPPAGLPTPDDETTQAVIAAHHAAVKEVKAINADIQVGWTIANQVYQALPGAEEITAAYRHPREDIFIEAARGDDWIGVQSYTRTKIGTDGPIPTADDVERTLTQWEYYPSAVGHALRHTAEVVGRDMPLIVTENGIATDKDSRRIDYYTGALNEVASAIQDGLRVEGYLAWSALDNYEWGSYAPTFGLIGWNPETFERLPKPSAAWLGEMGRTRTLPRIAD, from the coding sequence ATGACTCACACCCAGGTCCCGTTCCCCGAAGGCTTCCTGTGGGGTGCCTCCACGGCCGCCCACCAGATCGAGGGCAACAACACCAACAGCGACTGGTGGGTCAAGGAGCACACCGCGGGCACCCACATCCAGGAGCCCAGCCTGGACGCCTGCGACAGCTACCACCGCTGGCACGACGACATGGACGTCCTGGCCGGACTGGGCTTCACCGACTACCGGTTCTCCATCGAGTGGGCCCGTATCGAGCCCGCCGAGGGGCAGTTCTCCCGAGCCGAGATCGCCCACTACCGCCGTATGGTCGAGGGCGCCATCGAGCGCGGACTGCGCCCCATGATCACCCTGCACCACTTCACCGTGCCGCAGTGGTTCGAGGCACGCGGCGGCTTCACCGCCGAGGGCGCGACGGAGCTGTTCGCCCGCTACGTCGCCGCCTGCGCGCCCGTGATCAGCGAGGGTGTCAGCCACGTCTGCACCATCAACGAGCCGAACATGATCGCCGTGATGGCGGGCCAGGCCAAGCGCGGCGACATCGGCTTCCCGCCCGCCGGTCTGCCGACCCCCGACGACGAGACCACCCAGGCCGTCATCGCCGCCCACCACGCGGCCGTCAAGGAGGTCAAGGCGATCAACGCCGACATCCAGGTCGGCTGGACCATCGCCAACCAGGTCTACCAGGCCCTGCCCGGCGCCGAAGAGATCACCGCGGCCTACCGCCACCCCCGTGAGGACATCTTCATCGAGGCCGCCCGCGGCGACGACTGGATCGGGGTGCAGTCCTACACCCGGACCAAGATCGGCACGGACGGGCCGATCCCCACCGCCGACGACGTGGAGCGCACCCTCACGCAGTGGGAGTACTACCCCTCCGCCGTGGGCCACGCGCTGCGCCACACCGCAGAGGTCGTCGGCCGCGACATGCCTCTGATCGTGACCGAGAACGGCATCGCGACCGACAAGGACAGCCGCCGGATCGACTACTACACCGGCGCTTTGAACGAGGTCGCGTCCGCAATCCAGGACGGACTGCGCGTCGAGGGCTACCTCGCGTGGAGCGCCCTGGACAACTACGAGTGGGGCTCCTACGCGCCGACCTTCGGCCTCATCGGCTGGAACCCGGAGACCTTCGAGCGGCTGCCGAAGCCGTCCGCCGCCTGGCTGGGCGAGATGGGCCGCACCCGCACGCTGCCGCGCATCGCCGACTGA
- a CDS encoding MFS transporter, whose protein sequence is MPGFSGRLTAPLLIGSLLNPLNTTMISTALVAIGHHFDIGAADTAWLISVLYLASAVAQPVLGRLADVLGPRRVFLAGLLVVIASGLVGTVAPSFGWLIVSRLLLGIGTSAAYPAAMAVLRDESARIGRATPRSVLARLSFAALGSAAVGPTLGGLLVMVVGWRGIFAVNVPVALIAFGAALLWIPADPPRRRAADGSTPRLDLDPLGIGLFTAALTVLVFFLLDLAHPMWWLLAPFAVLGAALVRWQLRRPNPFINLRMLAGNAALSRTYLRHGVSYLLIYCVMYGYTQWLEEARGYSSGHTGLLMLPMSVAALVCSLLGARTKGIRGPLTLACVLLTAGAGLLMFLSGDTPLAVLLLAGACFGIPQGLIGTSNQAAVQAYAPAESIGSAAGLQRTAQYIGAITASSLIALAYGRSTGDRGLHLMAGVAAVLGVLLIVLTVTDRALRGRT, encoded by the coding sequence GTGCCCGGGTTCAGTGGCCGGCTCACCGCCCCGCTGCTGATCGGCTCGCTGCTCAACCCGCTCAACACCACCATGATCTCCACGGCCCTGGTGGCGATCGGGCACCACTTCGACATCGGCGCAGCCGACACCGCGTGGCTGATCTCGGTCCTGTATCTCGCGAGCGCCGTGGCCCAGCCCGTACTGGGCAGACTCGCCGACGTGCTCGGCCCCCGCCGGGTCTTCCTCGCCGGGCTGCTCGTCGTCATCGCGTCCGGCCTGGTCGGGACGGTGGCGCCGAGCTTCGGCTGGCTGATCGTGTCCCGGCTGCTGCTCGGCATCGGTACGTCGGCCGCCTATCCGGCCGCCATGGCGGTGCTGCGCGACGAATCCGCCCGGATCGGCCGGGCCACCCCGCGTTCCGTCCTGGCCCGGCTCTCCTTCGCGGCGCTCGGCAGCGCGGCCGTCGGCCCCACGCTCGGCGGGCTGCTGGTCATGGTCGTCGGCTGGCGCGGCATCTTCGCCGTCAACGTGCCCGTCGCGCTCATCGCCTTCGGCGCCGCCCTGCTCTGGATCCCGGCCGACCCGCCACGCAGGCGGGCAGCCGACGGCAGTACGCCACGGCTCGACCTGGACCCGCTCGGCATCGGGCTCTTCACCGCCGCTCTGACCGTGCTCGTCTTCTTCCTGCTCGACCTCGCCCACCCGATGTGGTGGCTCCTCGCGCCCTTCGCGGTGCTCGGCGCCGCGCTGGTGCGGTGGCAGCTGCGACGCCCGAACCCCTTCATCAACCTGCGGATGCTGGCGGGAAACGCCGCCCTCTCGCGGACGTACCTGCGGCACGGAGTCAGCTATCTGCTGATCTACTGCGTGATGTACGGATACACCCAGTGGCTGGAGGAAGCCCGTGGCTATTCGTCCGGCCACACCGGTCTGCTGATGCTGCCGATGTCCGTGGCCGCACTCGTCTGCTCACTGCTCGGCGCCCGCACGAAGGGCATTCGCGGCCCGCTCACCCTGGCCTGCGTGCTGCTCACCGCTGGGGCCGGCCTGCTGATGTTCCTCTCCGGGGACACCCCGCTCGCCGTCCTGCTGCTCGCCGGGGCCTGCTTCGGTATCCCGCAGGGGCTGATCGGTACGAGCAACCAGGCCGCCGTCCAGGCCTACGCCCCCGCCGAGTCCATCGGTTCCGCCGCAGGCCTGCAGCGCACCGCCCAGTACATCGGGGCCATCACCGCGTCCAGCCTCATCGCCCTCGCGTACGGCCGGTCCACCGGCGACCGGGGCCTGCACCTGATGGCCGGCGTCGCCGCCGTGCTGGGCGTCCTCCTCATCGTTCTCACCGTCACCGACCGTGCGCTGCGCGGCCGTACCTGA
- a CDS encoding carbohydrate ABC transporter permease, giving the protein MSATNAPGAVSTAPSKKPGKAERKASGREPRSPKRIFVYVLLSLGLLIMSAPFLWMALSSFKTTSELTASPPVWIPTEWTLDNFRDLLDKLDLPLYFMNSVIVAVLVTVSNLVFCSMLGYALAKLKFAGRNKIFGLVLGALMVPGNLMLLPLFVLMSKLQLIDSYAGLVLPFAAGAFGVFLMRQFMQSIPDELLEAARMDGAGEWYIFWRIVMPLVKPALATLSIFTFLGSWNNFVWPLIATNDPDKYTLPVALATFATDPNKAGGSNGMLMAGSFLIVLPVLVVFIALQRHFTQGIATAGMK; this is encoded by the coding sequence ATGAGCGCCACCAATGCACCGGGCGCCGTCTCGACGGCGCCGTCGAAGAAGCCCGGGAAGGCCGAGCGGAAGGCAAGCGGCAGGGAGCCGAGGTCCCCGAAGCGGATCTTCGTCTACGTCCTGCTGTCGCTCGGTCTGCTGATCATGTCGGCGCCGTTCCTGTGGATGGCTCTGTCCTCGTTCAAGACGACCAGCGAACTGACCGCGAGCCCGCCGGTCTGGATCCCGACCGAATGGACCCTGGACAACTTCCGGGACCTGCTCGACAAGCTCGATCTGCCGCTGTACTTCATGAACTCGGTGATCGTGGCGGTGCTGGTCACCGTCTCGAACCTGGTCTTCTGCTCGATGCTCGGCTACGCCCTGGCCAAGCTGAAGTTCGCGGGCCGCAACAAGATCTTCGGTCTGGTTCTCGGTGCCCTCATGGTGCCCGGCAACCTGATGCTGCTGCCGCTCTTCGTCCTGATGAGCAAGCTGCAGCTGATCGACTCGTACGCCGGGCTGGTCCTGCCGTTCGCAGCCGGGGCCTTCGGAGTCTTCCTGATGCGGCAGTTCATGCAGTCGATCCCGGACGAACTGCTGGAAGCGGCCCGGATGGACGGCGCCGGCGAGTGGTACATCTTCTGGCGCATCGTGATGCCGCTGGTGAAGCCCGCGCTGGCGACGCTGTCGATCTTCACGTTCCTCGGTTCCTGGAACAACTTCGTCTGGCCGCTCATCGCGACGAACGATCCCGACAAATACACCCTTCCGGTCGCGCTGGCCACCTTCGCCACCGACCCGAACAAGGCGGGTGGCTCCAACGGCATGCTGATGGCCGGCTCCTTCCTGATCGTGCTGCCGGTCCTGGTCGTGTTCATCGCGCTCCAGCGGCACTTCACGCAGGGCATCGCCACCGCGGGCATGAAGTAG
- a CDS encoding sugar ABC transporter permease, producing the protein MSTTTGKAAESAKVQAGPGTVKSPAAGPKGSRSRRKPSLGMQNMAGWLFSTPFLVLFLVFMAVPIIATLVMSFTDFGLRNVTHPLDANFIGFENYTKLFSDEKFLKSLFNTAYFVVIGVPLTIFLGLIVAVLLNNGIDRARTFFRVGFYAPVVTTIVAVAVVWRFVLDPSDGLVAGLFSEVGLTAPDFLGSEKLAMPSMIAMAVWRNVGTVMVLFIAGLQAIPTEVREAARLDGASIWQEFRGITIPLLRPTMLYATVITTIGYLNVFEEPFVMTQGGPSDSTLTVSLNMYREGFNFFHMGYASAMAYVLFVVIMGITVLQLRLLKDNTK; encoded by the coding sequence ATGAGCACCACGACCGGAAAGGCCGCAGAGTCGGCCAAGGTGCAGGCCGGACCGGGGACTGTGAAGTCCCCGGCCGCCGGGCCCAAGGGTTCGCGAAGCCGCAGGAAGCCCTCGCTGGGTATGCAGAACATGGCCGGCTGGCTGTTCTCCACTCCCTTCCTCGTTCTCTTCCTCGTCTTCATGGCCGTCCCGATCATCGCCACCCTGGTGATGAGCTTCACGGACTTCGGGCTGCGCAACGTGACGCACCCGCTGGACGCGAACTTCATCGGATTCGAGAACTACACCAAGCTGTTCAGTGACGAGAAGTTCCTCAAGTCGCTGTTCAACACGGCGTACTTCGTGGTCATCGGCGTCCCGCTGACGATCTTCCTCGGACTGATCGTCGCCGTACTGCTGAACAACGGCATCGACCGGGCCCGGACCTTCTTCCGCGTCGGCTTCTACGCCCCGGTCGTCACCACCATCGTCGCCGTCGCCGTCGTCTGGCGCTTCGTGCTCGATCCGAGCGACGGTCTCGTCGCGGGCCTCTTCTCCGAAGTGGGCCTCACCGCTCCGGACTTCCTCGGCTCGGAGAAGCTCGCCATGCCGTCGATGATCGCGATGGCGGTCTGGCGCAACGTCGGCACGGTCATGGTGCTCTTCATCGCAGGTCTGCAGGCCATTCCCACCGAGGTACGGGAAGCCGCGCGGCTGGACGGTGCCAGCATCTGGCAGGAGTTCAGGGGCATCACCATCCCGCTTCTGCGGCCCACGATGCTCTACGCCACCGTGATCACCACGATCGGCTACCTCAACGTCTTCGAGGAGCCCTTCGTGATGACGCAGGGCGGGCCGTCGGACTCGACGCTCACCGTCTCGCTGAACATGTACCGCGAGGGCTTCAACTTCTTCCACATGGGCTATGCGAGCGCCATGGCGTATGTCCTCTTCGTAGTGATCATGGGCATCACGGTGCTGCAGCTCCGACTGCTGAAGGACAACACGAAATGA
- a CDS encoding sugar ABC transporter substrate-binding protein — protein MPRIARTASTGIGIAVVLALGLTACGSSGGDDVAADKKQTLTVWAMGAEGEKLADVAKVYEKANPNVTVKVTPVGWDVAHQKLVSAAAAGSMPDVAQMGGSYMGEFSELGVLEPVDTKTFQEKDFFPAGWKQGEVDGQAYGVPWYVDTRVLYYRTDLAEKAGITKAPTNWKEMQDLATAYQKKAGTKWGLSIQPSGLDTVQNFYSFLYSAGGEIVNDKGDVVIDSPAAVKALKEYGSYFSKGLSNKSVQPGYDVVKDFGNGRVPMFFGGPWHVTLLNEGQPQLKGKWAVANVPTDKSSVSMAGGSSLVISKDSEHKAAATQFIKYLTDTKGQADWYKRTKDLPANTAAWTSGDLANDADLQIFKKQMDTAKSSPSLSNWTEVTDKVDQAIAKVTQGKASAEDALKTAQSQIEGLVK, from the coding sequence ATGCCCCGCATCGCCAGAACCGCCTCCACCGGTATCGGTATCGCCGTCGTGCTCGCTCTCGGTCTGACCGCGTGCGGCAGCTCCGGTGGCGACGATGTCGCCGCGGACAAGAAGCAGACACTCACTGTCTGGGCCATGGGGGCCGAGGGCGAGAAGCTCGCGGATGTGGCCAAGGTCTACGAGAAGGCCAACCCGAACGTCACCGTGAAGGTGACCCCGGTCGGCTGGGACGTCGCCCACCAGAAGCTGGTCTCCGCGGCCGCCGCCGGCAGCATGCCGGACGTGGCGCAGATGGGCGGCAGTTACATGGGCGAGTTCTCCGAGCTCGGTGTCCTGGAGCCGGTCGACACCAAGACCTTCCAGGAGAAGGACTTCTTCCCGGCCGGCTGGAAGCAGGGCGAGGTGGACGGCCAGGCGTACGGCGTGCCGTGGTACGTCGACACCCGCGTCCTCTACTACCGCACCGACCTGGCCGAGAAGGCCGGCATCACCAAGGCTCCGACCAACTGGAAGGAGATGCAGGACCTCGCCACCGCCTACCAGAAGAAGGCGGGCACCAAGTGGGGCCTCTCCATCCAGCCCAGCGGACTGGACACGGTGCAGAACTTCTACTCCTTCCTGTACTCGGCCGGCGGCGAGATAGTCAACGACAAGGGCGATGTCGTCATCGACAGCCCCGCGGCCGTGAAGGCGCTCAAGGAGTACGGCTCGTACTTCTCCAAGGGGCTCTCCAACAAGTCCGTGCAGCCCGGCTACGACGTGGTGAAGGACTTCGGCAACGGCCGCGTCCCGATGTTCTTCGGCGGCCCCTGGCACGTCACCCTGCTGAACGAGGGCCAGCCGCAGCTCAAGGGCAAGTGGGCGGTGGCCAACGTCCCCACCGACAAGTCCTCCGTCTCGATGGCCGGTGGCTCCTCCCTGGTGATCTCCAAGGACAGCGAGCACAAGGCCGCCGCCACCCAGTTCATCAAGTACCTGACGGACACCAAGGGCCAGGCCGACTGGTACAAGCGCACCAAGGACCTGCCGGCCAACACCGCCGCCTGGACCTCCGGTGACCTCGCCAACGACGCCGATCTGCAGATCTTCAAGAAGCAGATGGACACCGCCAAGTCCTCCCCGTCGCTGTCCAACTGGACCGAGGTCACCGACAAGGTCGACCAGGCCATCGCGAAGGTGACCCAGGGCAAGGCGTCCGCCGAGGACGCGCTGAAGACGGCGCAGTCCCAGATCGAAGGCCTCGTGAAGTAG
- a CDS encoding glucoamylase family protein has protein sequence MDRRTFLTTTGTGAAALSLGAVSVSTAHAVPTARSAPSADASHLVHAFDTPLLLRWFRDTYHSIEAMTTGLGLAVDKIDVSGPGGPVQSHQTSPTNIGCGLWSTVAAGGLRVISDATMRRRLERTVRSVEKLERHHGFWLNWYDAHDGSVLTEWPGTGDPVRPFLSSVDNAWLITGLRIAADAAPALRPRIGRILAEADWSYYYTPFDPADPVAGPGQLRGGFWTDTGEPTGHHYGALNTEPRMASYLGIADGTLPADHYWHLLRTMLPGNEQEQQPQGSYVAMDGIRVWQGHYTHGGRKLVPTWGGSMFEALMVPLFVPEPEWSPKSWGRTHQRYVRSQIEHGTSEAEYGYWGFSPANIPEGGYQEYGVDALGMQLDGYASNTDRTYTTDGEPLPPPSAFTNGVVTPHASFLALPYAPAEAVANLRALDRDFGAYHDGYGFRDSVNVSTGRVSDYQLALDQGMIAAALAQAIRPGLLQQPFRTGGFRSRVRPLLAKERFSI, from the coding sequence ATGGACCGTCGCACGTTTCTCACCACCACCGGGACCGGGGCTGCCGCTCTGTCCCTCGGGGCCGTGTCCGTATCCACGGCGCATGCCGTTCCCACCGCTCGGTCCGCGCCTTCGGCGGACGCCTCTCATCTTGTTCATGCCTTTGATACACCGCTGCTGCTGCGCTGGTTCCGCGATACGTATCACTCGATCGAGGCAATGACGACCGGTCTGGGACTCGCCGTCGACAAGATCGACGTGAGCGGTCCGGGCGGTCCCGTTCAGTCGCACCAGACCTCGCCCACCAACATCGGCTGCGGCCTGTGGTCGACCGTCGCCGCCGGCGGGCTCAGGGTGATCAGCGACGCCACGATGCGGCGCAGGCTGGAGCGCACGGTCCGGTCCGTGGAGAAGCTGGAGCGTCATCACGGCTTCTGGCTCAACTGGTACGACGCACACGACGGTTCGGTACTGACCGAGTGGCCCGGTACCGGTGACCCCGTCCGTCCGTTCCTCTCCTCCGTCGACAACGCCTGGCTGATCACCGGTCTGCGCATCGCCGCGGATGCCGCTCCCGCGCTGCGGCCCCGCATCGGCCGCATCCTGGCGGAGGCCGACTGGTCCTACTACTACACCCCCTTCGATCCGGCCGACCCGGTCGCCGGGCCCGGCCAGTTGCGCGGTGGCTTCTGGACCGACACCGGGGAACCCACAGGCCACCACTACGGCGCGCTCAACACCGAGCCCCGGATGGCCAGCTACCTGGGCATCGCGGACGGAACTCTGCCCGCCGACCACTACTGGCATCTGCTGCGCACCATGCTTCCCGGCAATGAGCAGGAGCAACAGCCGCAGGGCAGCTACGTGGCGATGGACGGTATCCGCGTCTGGCAGGGTCACTACACGCACGGCGGCCGCAAGCTCGTCCCCACCTGGGGCGGGTCGATGTTCGAGGCGCTGATGGTTCCGCTGTTCGTGCCGGAGCCGGAATGGTCACCGAAGTCGTGGGGGCGCACCCATCAGCGGTACGTGCGGAGCCAGATCGAGCACGGCACGTCAGAGGCGGAGTACGGGTACTGGGGCTTCTCCCCCGCCAACATTCCCGAGGGCGGATACCAGGAGTACGGGGTGGACGCCCTCGGCATGCAGCTCGACGGCTACGCCTCCAACACGGACCGCACCTACACCACGGACGGCGAGCCGCTGCCGCCCCCGTCTGCGTTCACCAACGGTGTCGTCACCCCGCATGCCTCATTCCTCGCCCTGCCCTACGCACCTGCCGAGGCGGTGGCGAACCTTCGGGCCCTGGACCGCGATTTCGGCGCCTATCACGATGGCTACGGGTTCCGGGACTCCGTCAACGTCTCCACCGGACGGGTCAGTGACTACCAGCTCGCCCTCGACCAGGGCATGATCGCCGCGGCACTGGCCCAGGCGATCCGCCCGGGGCTACTGCAGCAGCCGTTCCGCACCGGAGGGTTCCGTTCCCGGGTACGGCCGCTGCTCGCCAAGGAGCGCTTCAGCATCTGA
- a CDS encoding acetylxylan esterase — translation MPSFVHEFPFDPSYGRTLDDLLAIPAPPAPDDFADFWRARHEAARGVATAPEIGPLESERDGVRIHGVTFTSVGGVRLGGWLALPADGPVRHGFVIGHGYGGRQEPGPDVPLPLPGSAAILPCVRGMGTRGLVAGVPDVSGAHVLHGIESRETYVIGDCVADLWCAASALRELVPELTGAGPLGYLGESFGGGLGALALPWDDRFGAAQLTVPTFGNHPLRLTLPCAGSGESVRGYHREHPEVTEVLSYFDAATAAGFLRQPTLVAAALFDPSVPPPGQFAVYNALAGERELLVLGAGHFEHPGLADETAALSADRTRFFGEWLGR, via the coding sequence ATGCCTTCATTCGTCCATGAATTCCCTTTTGACCCGTCGTACGGGCGCACGCTCGATGACCTGCTGGCCATCCCCGCGCCCCCCGCGCCGGACGACTTCGCAGATTTCTGGCGAGCCCGGCACGAGGCGGCGCGCGGGGTCGCCACGGCGCCGGAGATCGGGCCGCTGGAGAGCGAACGCGACGGTGTCCGGATCCACGGAGTGACGTTCACCTCGGTCGGCGGGGTGCGTCTGGGGGGCTGGCTCGCACTGCCGGCGGACGGGCCGGTGCGCCACGGGTTCGTCATCGGCCACGGATACGGCGGCCGGCAGGAGCCGGGGCCCGATGTGCCGCTGCCCCTGCCCGGGTCGGCCGCGATCCTGCCCTGTGTGCGGGGCATGGGGACGCGCGGTCTCGTGGCGGGCGTCCCGGACGTCTCCGGCGCGCATGTGCTGCACGGCATCGAGTCGCGCGAGACGTATGTGATCGGTGACTGCGTTGCGGACCTGTGGTGTGCGGCCTCAGCGCTGCGGGAGCTGGTCCCCGAGCTGACGGGGGCGGGTCCGCTCGGCTACCTCGGGGAGAGCTTCGGCGGAGGCCTCGGCGCACTGGCCCTGCCGTGGGACGACCGCTTCGGGGCCGCGCAGCTGACGGTCCCCACCTTCGGGAACCACCCCCTGCGGCTCACGCTGCCGTGCGCGGGGAGCGGGGAGTCGGTCCGGGGGTATCACCGGGAGCATCCCGAGGTCACCGAGGTGCTCAGCTACTTCGACGCCGCGACGGCTGCGGGGTTCCTGCGGCAGCCGACGCTGGTGGCAGCGGCCCTGTTCGACCCGTCCGTGCCGCCGCCGGGGCAGTTCGCGGTGTACAACGCGCTGGCGGGGGAGCGGGAGCTGCTGGTGCTCGGCGCGGGGCACTTCGAGCATCCGGGGCTGGCCGACGAGACGGCCGCGCTCAGTGCGGACCGCACGCGGTTCTTCGGTGAGTGGCTGGGGCGGTGA